The following proteins are encoded in a genomic region of Takifugu rubripes chromosome 9, fTakRub1.2, whole genome shotgun sequence:
- the LOC101069749 gene encoding DEP domain-containing protein 7-like, whose protein sequence is MRAAQCGLVGVSEPSTLSMASIKERAAALNLDEKLCVRPQAHGVSIKSVQSSCVWNGLILHLKSSVAVKPRRLHLKSYSDCFLGSEAVDVLEAYMKGVKGLEGARVPRPQVARVCQTLLDCHVFEAVGTKVFGRDRKQDPFQDSRGALYRFAKVCTPSLLELERSALVNGIQNLFCSTFPDRRKEQTCPTGAEAEATGPTRQVQAPVEAERSDGPSLGPLRDALTPVRVKTPSELPQSTVEEVWQEQTLLKLLTLVELPLLEGLLRCSRSPAATQSDPELTCSSSRLDRRVLEAFGESRKDEWLRAALDCLHFLPDQPVVELSMALSHCFLQDPNAPQSSLAAAGSRDAAARGCWRTASAGARDGEEQPGVDRWKLLLFETLVKHYGHTDRPALLPQHLTHVYTAITDLLANAKWATALEALQLCLKLLPPACRDELSRLLTFMSLAGDPQEIKLNQELENRLVVKNSFSKAIINNKSLSNDKEDLMVVFMLSNIKDIFKVPRALHKDVSDKLASLAEGKPPDVMGTMFCYQVSGRTYADSSRDTTKQELWNLLKSIDVDGKISSKERKRLLGQFYRAHPEIFNQYFGESALGVL, encoded by the exons ATGCGCGCTGCTCAGTGCGGCCTGGTCGGCGTCAGCGAACCTTCGACTCTCAGCATGGCTTCAATAAAAGAGAGAGCCGCGGCTCTAAACCTGGATGAAAAGCTGTGCGTGCGTCCTCAAG CACATGGAGTGAGCATTAAATCAGTGCAGTCATCCTGCGTGTGGAACGGCCTCATCCTTCACCTCAAGTCCTCTGTGGCTGTGAAGCCCAGGCGCTTGCACCTCAAGTCGTACAGTGACTGTTTCCTGGGGTCGGAGGCTGTGGACGTGCTGGAGGCGTACATGAAAGGAGTCAAAGGCCTGGAGG GTGCGCGCGTGCCTCGGCCTCAGGTGGCGCGTGTGTGCCAGACCCTGCTGGACTGCCACGTGTTTGAGGCAGTGGGGACCAAAGTGTTCGgcagagacagaaagcaggaTCCATTTCAGGACAGCAGAGGCGCCCTTTACAG GTTCGCCAAGGTGTGCACGCCCTCACTGCTGGAGCTGGAAAGAAGTGCACTTGTGAACGGTATCCAGAACCTTTTCTGCAGTACTTTTCCAGACAG gaggaaggagcagacGTGTCCCACCGGCGCCGAGGCGGAAGCAACAGGACCGACCCGACAGGTTCAGGCGCCCGTAGAGGCCGAGCGTTCTGATGGCCCGTCTCTGGGGCCTCTCAGGGACGCTTTGACCCCTGTCAGAGTAAAGACGCCCAGCGAGTTACCGCAGTCGA CGGTGGAGGAGGTTTGGCAGGAGCAGACCCTGCTGAAGCTGTTGACGCTGGTggagctccccctgctggaggggctGCTTCGGTGCAGCCGGAGCCCGGCCGCCACTCAGAGCGACCCCgagctgacctgcagcagcagccgcctgGACAGACGGGTCCTCGAGGCCTTCGGGGAGTCTCG CAAAGATGAATGGCTCCGCGCAGCCCTGGACTGCCTGCACTTCCTGCCCGACCAGCCAGTCGTGGAGCTCAGCATGGCGCTGTCCCACTGTTTCCTGCAGGACCCGAACGCACCCCAATCATCGCTCGCCGCTGCAGGGTCACGTGATGCAGCCGCAC GTGGGTGTTGGAGGACGGCGTCCGCTGGTGCCCGCGATGGTGAGGAGCAGCCCGGCGTGGACCgatggaagctgctgctgtttgagacGCTGGTGAAACACTACGGCCACACAGACAGGCCAGCGCTGCTGCCTCAACACCTGACTCATGTCTACACAGCCATTACCGACCTGCTGG CAAATGCCAAGTGGGCCACGGCTCTGGAggcgctgcagctctgcctgaagctgctgcctccGGCCTGCAGAGATGAGCTGAGCAGGCTGCTGACCTTCATGTCTCTGGCTGGGGACCCGCAGGAGATCAAACTAAACCAGGAG CTTGAGAACCGACTGGTGGTGAAGAATTCTTTCTCTAAGGCCATCATCAACAACAAGAGCCTTTCGAATGACAAGGAGGATCTGATGGTGGTCTTCATGCTGAGTAACATTAAGGACATTTTCAAG gtACCCAGAGCTCTGCACAAGGACGTGAGTGACAAACTAGCCAGCCTCGCCGAGGGAAAGCCACCTGACGTGATGG GGACCATGTTCTGCTACCAAGTGTCTGGCAGGACGTACGCTGATTCCTCCAGGGACACCACCAAGCAGGAGCTGTGGAATCTGCTCAAGAGCATCGATGTGGACGGCAAGATTTCCTCCAAGGAGAGAAAGCGCCTCCTGGGCCAGTTCTACCGAGCCCACCCTGAGATATTTAACCAGTACTTTGGTGAATCGGCTCTTGGTGTGCTCTAG
- the tcp11l1 gene encoding T-complex protein 11-like protein 1, with the protein MSKKTDHFETGGNKDSEETSLEEASEEMVRKRILTSSPTSHRGNSPQASPRFVAVEELMQTAKDVTNMALAHEILVNREFKLKPTELPEGCLERRVKEMMHKTFWECLEAQLKEDPPTYGHVIKLVAEIKEMLLSFLPANHSRLGSRIEEALDLPLIQQQAENGVLDIGELSQFIIWTMGSLCAPCRDEDIKKLKEITDVVPLLREIFSVLDLMKMDMANFAVSYVRPHLMKQSVEYERSKFQEFLDRHPNALDYTEKWLKDTVTWLREARAEGSGGASADSPSHLPINVHNQAYLRLLLWDHVSDPFPETVLMDQVRFQQMQQELEPLVLLSSVLLIAYTNTGEAVSGLPKLMDTLKNAVSVLLADMHTPYFSLEEALATIGEKLCVELSVCLSQHGYPPFSAEQKSNLKGQILATVQPDNKVRKLMESRIQSYFLAALESSQHQSPPPLPGGLLPVSRELKELAIHFSRLVNFNKLVYSPFYRKILNKLQTEEECP; encoded by the exons ATGTCCAAGAAGACAGATCACTTTGAGACAGGAGGAAACAAGGATTCAGAAGAGACGAGTCTAGAGGAGGCCTCCGAGGaaatggtgaggaagaggattcTGACGAGTTCTCCGACCTCCCACAGAGGGAACAGTCCTCAAG CGTCACCCAGGTTTgtggctgtggaggagctgatgcagACAGCTAAAGATGTCACCAACATGGCGCTGGCGCACGAGATCCTGGTGAACCGGGAGTTCAAGCTCAAACCCACAGAGCTCCCCGAAGGCTG TTTGGAGCGCCGAGTGAAAGAAATGATGCACAAAACCTTCTGGGAATGTTTGGAAGCTCAGCTGAAAGAGGACCCACCAACATACGGACACGTCATCAAACTTGTGGCGGAGATCAAAGAG ATGCTGCTGTCCTTCCTGCCAGCGAACCACAGCCGCCTGGGCTCCCGTATCGAGGAGGCTCTGGACCTGCCTTTAatccagcagcaggcagagaacGGCGTGCTGGACATCGGTGAACTCTCACAGTTCATTATCTGGACTATGGGTTCACTGTGCGCCCCCTGCAGGGATGAAGACATCAAAAAGCTAAAGGAGATCACTGACGTTGTGCCTCTGCTCAG GGAGATTTTCTCTGTGCTGGACCTGATGAAGATGGACATGGCCAACTTTGCTGTCAGCTACGTCAGGCCTCATCTTATGAAGCAGTCCGTCGAGTACGAGCGTAGCAAGTTCCAGGAGTTTCTGGACAGACATCCTA ATGCCTTGGACTACACTGAGAAGTGGCTGAAGGACACGGTGACGTGGCTGAGAGAGGCCAGGGCAGAAGGTTCAGGTGGAGCCTCAGCAGACTCACCCTCACACCTTCCCATTAATGTCCATAATCAGGCCTACCTGCGTCTCCTGCTCTGGGACCACGTCTCCGACCCGTTCCCAGAG ACTGTCCTGATGGACCAGGTTCGCTtccagcagatgcagcaggagCTCGAGCCGCTAGTCCTGCTCTCCTCCGTGCTCCTCATTGCCTACACCAACACAGGAGAGGCCGTCTCGGGCCTCCCGAAGCTAATGGACACCCTGAAGAACGCTGTCAGCGTCCTGCTTGCGGACATGCACACGCC GTACTTTAGCCTGGAGGAGGCTTTAGCGACGATCGGGGAGAAGCTGTGCGTGGAGCTGAGTGTCTGCCTCAGCCAGCACGGCTACCCTCCGTTTTCGGCCGAGCAGAAGAGCAACCTGAAGGGTCAGATCTTGGCCACCGTGCAGCCAGACAACAAGGTCCGCAAGCTCATGG AGTCTCGGATTCAGAGCTACTTCCTAGCGGCGCTGGAGTCCAGTCAGCATCAgagcccccctcctctcccggGAGGTCTCCTCCCAGTCAgcagggagctgaaggagctggctATTCACTTCAGCCGCCTGGTCAACTTCAACAAGCTGGTCTATTCCCCGTTCTACCGGAAGATTTTGAATAAACTACAGACGGAAGAGGAGTGTCCCTAG